The following coding sequences lie in one Peribacillus frigoritolerans genomic window:
- the essA gene encoding type VII secretion protein EssA: protein MKWNKYVMPVLLILFFSHAPHGGAEDEPMVEPNEYQENDIDIQTEYFHEEGLLDQKRKLPEEQKDLTFERGKYDVIDSVEDSLFLSPVTGNQNNTIASKADQLGLFSEVDVRTRSKEETEPSLNFDLTILLGIVLALLVVCLFFILIPKMGKLNGEVKRK from the coding sequence ATGAAGTGGAATAAATACGTAATGCCTGTCTTGCTCATCCTGTTTTTTAGCCATGCACCTCATGGCGGGGCGGAAGATGAACCCATGGTGGAGCCCAATGAATATCAAGAAAACGATATTGATATTCAAACTGAGTATTTCCATGAAGAAGGATTGTTGGATCAGAAGCGGAAACTGCCTGAAGAACAAAAGGACCTCACTTTTGAAAGAGGGAAATATGATGTCATTGACTCGGTGGAGGACTCATTGTTTCTGTCTCCGGTAACGGGGAATCAAAATAATACCATCGCTTCAAAAGCGGATCAGCTTGGATTATTCTCGGAGGTCGACGTTCGAACGAGAAGCAAAGAAGAAACAGAGCCTTCCCTTAATTTTGACCTGACGATATTGCTTGGCATCGTTTTGGCACTTTTGGTCGTTTGTTTGTTTTTTATCCTTATCCCGAAAATGGGGAAACTGAATGGAGAGGTTAAACGAAAATGA
- the essC gene encoding type VII secretion protein EssC, whose amino-acid sequence MSLLWIYSKGNYQSYTIKDNHNGPITIGPSKQDTITIYSITFEHGPIKLNKPEGLDGYEVFREDMKLGDIKPFQSFTFHEGEEKVEIYYTAGELEESLYYIGNLKEITLSAKAGATIRKEGPVSGNGVSFVLHKGQWLLMPKENCGIFLNGERVTKAVPIQNGDLICWPNMVLRLIEGDLLMIHSAESYETSLAKMKKPISEMKKNYPQFRRTPRMIYELPDEKVTISFPSQESEDNNRGLWLILMPPLMMLIVMGVITVIQPRGIFIIISIVMFTTTLVTSTVQYFKDKKKQKLREEKRQRVYTRYLEQKREELQELSEKQKNVLFYHYPSFERMKLLTDSISDRIWERTLESEDALHFKIGTATIPSSYQVSVNSSDMSNRDIDDLLEQSQELVDVYKNLDDLPLSIDLSSGSMGLVGKESIVKRELQQLIGQLAFFHSYHDVRFVAIFPEKDYQEWEWMKWLPHFQLPHAYAKGFIYNEQSRDQLLTSIYQLLRERDLDENKGKVRFTPHFVFIVTDRNLIAEHVILEYLEGKTDDLGISTIFAADAKESLTENVHTLVKYINDFEGEILIQQTKAVHTPFTLDAHSKEGNERFARTLRSLDHQKGMNNSIPETVSFLELLKAREVEDLPIGQNWRTNQSSKSLAVPIGLKGKTDRVELNLHEKAHGPHGLVAGTTGSGKSELLQTYILSLAVHYHPHEVAFLLIDYKGGGMAQPFRQIPHLLGVITNIEGSKNFSARALASINSELKKRQRMFDRYEVNHINDYTDLYKEGKADEPLPHLFLISDEFAELKNEEPDFIRELVSTARIGRSLGVHLILATQKPGGVIDNQIWSNARFKISLKVQDANDSKEILKNSDAANITVTGRGYLQVGNNEVYELFQSAWSGAPYLEDTVGSEDEVALVTDLGLVQISNVTEQTTNKRKEKISEIEAVADRIVATQEEMEIKKLASPWLPPLSDRLSRNAERSLTMNQIHLGMKDEPELQSQTNYVYNWIEDGNVGVFGSSGYGKSTTVLTLLFSFADQFSPEELHYYIFDFGNSALLPMRQLPHTGEYFRFDELRKIEKFMLFMKAEMERRKQLFSEKELSNIKLYNALVEDKLPIIYIVVDNFDLVKDEMQDQEAQFVQFARDGQSLGIFMILTATRINAIRQPLMNSLKTKVVHYLMDSSEQYSVLGRTPYENEPVPGRALVKKDQTYLTQVYLPADGADDIAVLEEMKQAVADHKVKYKEMAKPPAIRMLPARLDSSSFKSYFSQAIKKDSIPIGLSEESVTPVLLELNSNPFLLVVGQSRKGKTNVLKVLLESLLTQTIGEIGLFDGVDRGLSSYALEEKVRYLETKDQITEWLDHITGIFEERERSYLAALEMKPMKQLEFPTIMFVIDSISRLQQTIDGRIQDRISGLMKQYSHLGFSLIVAGNANDFTKGYDSLTTELKQVRQAVLLIKKSDQSLYTLSYSRKEEEIQPGYGYFVLNGQESKIQIPLSEERRRVQESV is encoded by the coding sequence ATGAGTTTATTATGGATTTATTCTAAGGGAAACTACCAATCCTATACGATCAAGGATAATCATAACGGTCCAATTACGATTGGGCCATCAAAGCAGGATACGATCACCATATATTCCATTACCTTTGAACATGGTCCTATCAAGCTGAATAAACCTGAAGGACTTGATGGATATGAGGTGTTTAGAGAGGACATGAAGCTTGGTGATATAAAGCCATTCCAGAGCTTCACCTTTCATGAAGGAGAAGAAAAGGTCGAGATTTATTATACGGCTGGGGAATTGGAAGAAAGCCTCTATTATATAGGCAACTTGAAAGAAATCACTTTATCGGCCAAGGCGGGAGCGACTATCCGTAAAGAAGGGCCCGTTTCCGGCAATGGGGTTTCCTTTGTGCTCCATAAAGGGCAGTGGCTACTCATGCCAAAGGAAAACTGCGGGATATTCCTGAATGGTGAAAGAGTAACGAAAGCTGTTCCCATTCAAAATGGTGATCTGATTTGCTGGCCGAATATGGTGCTGAGGTTGATTGAAGGCGACTTATTGATGATTCATAGTGCCGAGAGCTATGAAACATCTTTAGCTAAAATGAAGAAGCCAATCTCTGAAATGAAAAAAAACTATCCACAATTTCGCCGGACACCAAGGATGATCTACGAATTGCCGGATGAGAAAGTGACGATATCTTTTCCGAGCCAAGAATCGGAAGATAATAATAGAGGGTTATGGCTGATCCTTATGCCGCCTTTAATGATGCTAATCGTCATGGGGGTCATCACGGTCATTCAGCCTCGGGGCATTTTCATCATCATATCGATTGTTATGTTCACAACGACTTTAGTTACCTCGACGGTACAATACTTTAAAGACAAAAAGAAGCAAAAACTCAGAGAAGAAAAACGTCAACGTGTATATACAAGGTATTTAGAGCAGAAGAGGGAAGAACTGCAAGAGCTGTCTGAAAAACAAAAGAATGTGCTGTTCTATCATTACCCTTCCTTTGAAAGGATGAAGCTGCTGACTGACAGCATTAGCGACCGTATATGGGAGCGAACTTTGGAAAGTGAAGATGCTCTGCATTTTAAAATCGGAACGGCGACCATACCATCAAGTTATCAGGTGTCGGTAAATAGCAGTGATATGTCCAATCGGGATATAGATGATTTACTTGAGCAGTCGCAGGAACTTGTGGATGTATACAAAAACCTGGATGATCTTCCGTTATCGATCGATTTATCAAGCGGATCGATGGGCCTGGTCGGAAAGGAATCGATTGTTAAACGGGAGCTGCAGCAACTGATTGGGCAACTGGCCTTTTTTCATAGTTATCATGATGTTCGCTTTGTGGCCATTTTTCCGGAAAAGGATTATCAGGAATGGGAATGGATGAAATGGCTCCCTCATTTTCAATTGCCGCATGCCTATGCAAAAGGCTTTATATATAATGAGCAGTCACGTGACCAGCTGCTGACCTCGATTTATCAGCTATTGAGGGAAAGAGATTTGGATGAGAACAAAGGGAAGGTGAGATTCACTCCCCACTTTGTCTTTATTGTCACGGATCGTAATTTAATTGCGGAGCATGTCATATTGGAATATTTAGAAGGTAAAACAGACGATTTAGGCATCTCGACGATTTTTGCAGCGGATGCAAAAGAGAGTTTGACGGAAAATGTCCATACACTAGTGAAGTATATCAATGATTTTGAGGGTGAGATTCTCATCCAGCAAACGAAGGCCGTTCATACTCCATTTACACTTGATGCACATTCAAAAGAAGGGAATGAGCGTTTTGCACGTACGCTGCGTTCACTTGATCATCAAAAAGGCATGAACAATTCCATACCAGAAACGGTATCATTCCTGGAATTATTGAAAGCTCGTGAAGTGGAAGATCTGCCTATCGGCCAAAACTGGCGGACCAATCAGTCTTCCAAATCCTTGGCTGTTCCCATTGGATTGAAAGGGAAAACGGATAGGGTTGAATTGAATTTGCATGAAAAGGCGCATGGCCCCCATGGTTTGGTTGCTGGAACGACAGGATCGGGAAAAAGTGAATTACTGCAAACCTACATCCTTTCATTAGCCGTTCATTATCATCCACATGAAGTTGCCTTTTTGCTCATTGATTATAAAGGCGGGGGAATGGCACAGCCATTCAGGCAGATTCCGCATCTGCTGGGAGTCATTACGAATATTGAGGGGAGCAAGAACTTCAGTGCAAGGGCACTAGCCTCCATCAATAGCGAATTGAAGAAACGCCAGCGCATGTTTGATCGATACGAAGTCAATCATATCAACGATTACACGGATTTATACAAAGAAGGCAAAGCGGATGAACCGTTACCGCATTTATTTTTGATATCAGATGAGTTTGCGGAACTTAAAAACGAAGAACCTGATTTTATCCGCGAATTAGTGAGTACGGCGCGAATTGGACGGAGCTTGGGAGTTCATTTAATTCTTGCTACACAAAAGCCGGGCGGTGTTATTGATAACCAGATTTGGAGCAATGCCCGCTTTAAAATTTCCTTGAAAGTGCAAGATGCCAATGATAGTAAGGAAATTCTTAAAAATAGCGATGCGGCAAATATTACTGTCACCGGACGGGGATATTTGCAGGTAGGAAATAACGAGGTTTATGAATTGTTCCAGTCTGCGTGGAGCGGTGCACCATATTTAGAGGATACGGTTGGATCTGAGGATGAAGTGGCACTAGTCACGGACCTTGGACTTGTTCAAATCTCAAATGTAACGGAACAAACCACTAATAAGAGGAAAGAAAAGATTAGTGAAATTGAAGCCGTGGCGGACCGAATTGTGGCGACACAGGAAGAAATGGAGATTAAGAAGTTGGCAAGCCCATGGCTGCCTCCTCTTTCAGATCGCTTATCGAGAAATGCTGAAAGAAGCCTGACGATGAATCAAATCCACCTGGGAATGAAGGATGAGCCCGAATTGCAGAGCCAGACAAATTATGTCTATAACTGGATTGAAGATGGGAATGTTGGTGTTTTTGGTTCTTCCGGGTACGGCAAGTCAACCACCGTATTGACACTTCTCTTTAGTTTTGCAGATCAATTCAGTCCTGAAGAATTGCATTATTATATTTTCGATTTCGGGAATAGCGCTTTACTGCCAATGCGCCAGCTGCCTCATACTGGGGAATACTTTAGGTTCGATGAGCTAAGGAAAATCGAAAAATTCATGTTATTCATGAAGGCGGAAATGGAAAGGCGTAAGCAGCTTTTTTCAGAAAAGGAGCTTAGTAACATAAAGCTTTATAATGCATTAGTGGAAGATAAATTGCCGATTATTTATATCGTGGTAGACAATTTTGACTTAGTGAAAGATGAGATGCAGGACCAGGAAGCGCAATTCGTTCAGTTTGCACGTGATGGACAATCACTTGGAATATTCATGATTTTAACGGCAACGAGAATCAATGCGATTCGCCAGCCGTTAATGAATAGTCTTAAGACGAAGGTCGTCCATTACTTAATGGACAGTTCGGAACAATATTCGGTTTTGGGAAGAACCCCTTATGAAAATGAACCTGTTCCGGGAAGGGCGTTAGTGAAGAAGGACCAAACCTATCTCACGCAGGTTTATCTTCCAGCCGATGGAGCGGATGATATAGCCGTTTTGGAAGAAATGAAACAGGCCGTGGCAGATCATAAGGTCAAATATAAGGAAATGGCCAAGCCGCCGGCGATTCGGATGTTACCGGCACGTCTTGATTCCAGCAGCTTCAAGAGTTACTTCTCACAAGCCATTAAGAAGGATTCCATTCCAATCGGTCTTTCAGAGGAAAGCGTTACGCCTGTTTTGTTGGAGTTGAATTCCAATCCATTCCTGCTTGTCGTAGGACAGTCACGTAAAGGGAAAACGAATGTCCTTAAAGTGCTGCTGGAATCGTTGCTTACACAGACAATAGGGGAAATTGGTTTATTTGACGGAGTGGATCGTGGCCTATCTTCTTATGCCTTAGAGGAAAAGGTGCGCTATTTGGAGACAAAAGATCAGATAACCGAATGGCTCGATCATATCACTGGAATATTTGAAGAACGTGAACGAAGTTATCTAGCGGCATTGGAAATGAAACCGATGAAGCAACTGGAATTCCCAACGATCATGTTTGTCATAGATAGCATCTCAAGGCTCCAACAAACGATCGACGGCAGGATTCAGGATAGGATCAGCGGTTTGATGAAACAATACAGCCATCTTGGGTTTAGTCTGATTGTCGCTGGAAATGCCAACGACTTCACCAAGGGATATGATTCGTTGACAACCGAATTGAAACAAGTCAGACAAGCTGTTTTGCTTATTAAAAAATCGGACCAAAGCTTGTATACCCTCTCTTATTCAAGAAAAGAAGAAGAAATACAGCCGGGTTACGGATACTTTGTGTTGAATGGCCAGGAGAGTAAAATCCAAATTCCACTAAGTGAAGAAAGAAGGAGAGTGCAAGAGAGTGTCTGA
- the esaA gene encoding type VII secretion protein EsaA, which translates to MSEKIKPMLLIGKILVILALPILFFSYIGQNPMKKTETASREIAIVNEDNGTEFNNNPIYMGSELVTTLDKDSEYEWFVVNRSTAESGLANEKYDAVIYFPSDFSENIYTFDDEQPIKAGIKYKVQPSLNAENMEKVQKELEKTKSKMNKHISTQYWSYVSQSVEDIRKKFDNVLAKEIAFQNTMYEFYTPSSESLAGEIKQHKDMLEGVFAETKDAGKTSNETMDEIGNTKTQMASFVKDVVSFEEYQKAQSILFEKTSAQNQQLVKESVQSYDKVLNEGNQTIPEIQQGMNTKYSLNDQGISENVGIMQQKLDSSSNELEQFSTSMKDKQVEQITKITQDQQSSIEQLKQSEEAGLDNLQSTLLAQRGNLASSSGDGEVIGEGTKPMEDIETETGKGESVAAPEKKDPIDELSLQVLLDQITGINTALESLVPAEGSEGAAEQINILTAELQAEINNLSGTVNGRTGNYNQVITEFNTLVDSYNDLLTQFTQLQADYNELGTNYKDLGDQWKKSQEDIQKLQDIQSMTIDEAIAEIKTLEQSLLEKVGGERRAVLVKAFENPITNRDSTTLLAYYGSLSSYGELAERVTEANVDKVFAANIKELENLKNGVSGNVDEEAKLVKASLAGVNENFGMFSDSIIGYMKEYDANVETGQKATLAELAAITGKAQEVSANLSDHMEVPEMEAEQPVNLDGEMFVSLQDNTATTVGFISELVNSVAERQDTVTKDTADLQAKVGSVQERADQLNDNWSQNVDSTVKIKTDVYSVLNNTLVDDQENGYVYEYLANPVQISGEVLHQEKVNIPPIVMLVIILISGLLIGFFLHHYETIPMMVHAALFALLNLIVGLIISMYGLKIYPLGDMQEIKWTVFTVLLLFFCSAFTRLAFSIGPFVGAILVIGLISFFTIPLLDLIMPNFNVDHPVADVYMSIQFGNQSAFIPASIILIVLTLIATIIPYIVKRLTERRAMAHEVE; encoded by the coding sequence GTGTCTGAAAAAATAAAACCGATGCTGTTAATCGGTAAAATACTGGTGATCTTAGCGCTGCCAATCCTGTTTTTTTCTTATATTGGTCAAAATCCAATGAAAAAGACAGAAACGGCTTCTCGTGAAATCGCCATTGTTAATGAAGATAATGGCACTGAATTTAACAATAATCCCATTTATATGGGCTCAGAGCTTGTTACTACACTGGACAAGGATTCTGAATATGAGTGGTTTGTGGTAAATAGGAGTACGGCGGAAAGTGGACTTGCAAATGAAAAGTATGATGCAGTCATATATTTTCCATCCGATTTCTCAGAGAATATTTATACATTCGATGATGAACAGCCTATCAAGGCGGGGATTAAGTACAAGGTACAACCTAGTTTGAATGCAGAGAACATGGAAAAGGTACAAAAGGAATTAGAGAAGACAAAGAGCAAAATGAATAAGCATATTTCAACACAGTATTGGAGCTATGTTTCCCAATCAGTCGAGGACATCCGTAAGAAGTTCGATAATGTCCTTGCTAAAGAAATCGCTTTTCAAAACACGATGTATGAGTTTTATACTCCAAGCTCGGAAAGCCTTGCCGGCGAAATCAAGCAGCATAAGGACATGCTTGAAGGAGTTTTTGCCGAGACGAAGGATGCTGGCAAAACAAGTAATGAAACAATGGATGAAATAGGGAACACGAAGACTCAAATGGCTTCCTTTGTGAAAGATGTAGTTTCTTTTGAGGAATATCAAAAAGCTCAAAGTATCCTTTTTGAGAAAACCTCTGCCCAAAATCAGCAGCTTGTCAAGGAGAGTGTACAATCATATGACAAGGTGCTGAATGAGGGCAACCAAACAATACCTGAGATTCAGCAAGGGATGAATACGAAATACAGTCTTAATGATCAAGGCATTAGTGAGAATGTTGGAATCATGCAGCAGAAGCTCGATTCCAGCAGTAATGAATTGGAACAATTTTCAACAAGCATGAAGGATAAACAAGTAGAACAAATTACGAAAATCACTCAAGATCAACAAAGCTCGATTGAACAATTGAAACAATCGGAAGAGGCTGGTCTTGATAACCTTCAGTCTACCTTGCTTGCGCAAAGAGGGAATCTTGCAAGCAGCTCTGGTGATGGGGAGGTTATTGGTGAAGGAACGAAGCCTATGGAAGATATTGAAACGGAAACGGGAAAAGGTGAATCGGTTGCCGCACCTGAAAAGAAGGATCCGATTGATGAACTGTCACTGCAGGTATTGCTGGATCAAATCACTGGGATTAACACGGCACTTGAAAGTTTGGTGCCGGCAGAAGGAAGTGAAGGAGCTGCTGAACAAATCAACATCCTTACAGCGGAACTCCAAGCGGAAATCAATAATCTCAGCGGAACGGTAAACGGCAGAACGGGAAATTATAACCAAGTGATCACGGAGTTTAATACACTGGTAGATTCATATAATGATCTGCTGACGCAGTTTACGCAATTACAAGCTGATTATAATGAACTCGGCACGAATTATAAGGATTTAGGTGACCAATGGAAAAAGTCACAGGAAGATATTCAAAAATTACAGGATATCCAAAGCATGACAATCGACGAGGCCATTGCAGAAATCAAGACTCTCGAACAATCACTTCTTGAAAAGGTGGGGGGAGAAAGGCGAGCGGTGCTGGTGAAGGCCTTTGAAAATCCTATCACGAATCGGGATTCAACTACCCTCCTTGCCTATTACGGTTCACTCTCATCTTATGGTGAATTGGCTGAAAGAGTCACGGAAGCAAATGTAGATAAGGTATTTGCAGCCAATATAAAAGAATTGGAAAACTTGAAAAATGGGGTTTCCGGAAACGTAGATGAAGAAGCGAAACTCGTTAAAGCCAGTTTAGCAGGAGTCAATGAGAACTTCGGAATGTTCTCAGATTCCATTATTGGTTATATGAAAGAATATGATGCTAACGTTGAAACGGGGCAGAAAGCTACTTTAGCTGAATTAGCGGCAATTACCGGCAAGGCCCAAGAAGTGTCTGCCAATTTGTCAGATCATATGGAAGTTCCTGAAATGGAGGCCGAACAGCCAGTTAACCTTGATGGAGAAATGTTTGTATCACTTCAAGACAATACGGCAACAACTGTCGGCTTCATTTCCGAGCTTGTCAATTCTGTAGCGGAACGGCAGGACACTGTCACGAAGGATACAGCAGACCTGCAAGCGAAAGTGGGGTCAGTACAGGAAAGGGCCGATCAGCTTAATGATAATTGGTCCCAAAATGTAGACTCGACCGTAAAAATAAAGACGGACGTCTATAGTGTCTTGAATAACACTCTAGTCGATGATCAGGAGAACGGATATGTGTACGAATATTTAGCAAATCCCGTACAAATCAGCGGGGAAGTCCTGCATCAGGAAAAGGTTAATATCCCGCCGATCGTCATGTTGGTGATCATACTCATATCTGGGTTATTGATCGGTTTCTTCCTGCATCATTATGAAACCATTCCAATGATGGTCCATGCGGCCTTGTTTGCCTTATTGAATCTGATCGTAGGTTTAATCATCAGCATGTATGGTTTGAAGATCTATCCACTGGGAGATATGCAGGAGATTAAATGGACCGTTTTCACCGTCCTGCTTTTATTCTTCTGTTCAGCGTTTACCCGGCTTGCCTTCTCGATTGGGCCGTTTGTCGGTGCTATCCTGGTGATTGGTTTGATCAGTTTCTTTACCATTCCATTATTGGATTTAATCATGCCTAATTTCAATGTAGACCACCCGGTTGCAGATGTATATATGTCCATTCAATTCGGAAATCAGTCGGCATTCATTCCGGCTAGTATCATCTTGATTGTGCTGACGCTTATTGCAACGATCATTCCATATATAGTGAAGCGTCTTACAGAAAGAAGAGCAATGGCCCATGAAGTGGAATAA
- a CDS encoding AAA family ATPase, whose product MIYKQVNQKLEMVLRNIEKVIIGKRDIAELSIVALLSGGHVLLEDVPGVGKTVMVRALAKSIGASFKRIQFTPDLLPSDVTGVSIFNPKEQEFIFRPGPIMGHIILADEINRTSPKTQSALLEAMEEASVTIDGVTRGLEKPFFVMATQNPIEYEGTYPLPEAQLDRFLLKMKMGYPGVEEEIEVLHRAQYTAPLEELESVITLNELIELQAEVKAVIVDDTIKRYIVELANQTRSHEGVYLGVSPRGSIALMKAAQAYALIQGRDYVLPDDVQYLVPFVFSHRLILKPEANYDGFDAGMVIHEIVATTQVPVKRAVT is encoded by the coding sequence ATGATTTATAAGCAGGTCAATCAAAAACTGGAAATGGTTCTAAGGAATATCGAAAAGGTGATTATTGGAAAACGGGATATAGCGGAACTAAGCATCGTGGCACTCCTTTCTGGCGGACATGTCTTATTGGAGGATGTTCCGGGCGTCGGAAAGACAGTCATGGTAAGGGCACTGGCAAAATCAATAGGTGCAAGCTTTAAGCGAATTCAATTTACACCTGATTTACTTCCTTCTGATGTTACCGGTGTTTCGATCTTCAATCCTAAGGAACAAGAATTCATTTTTAGGCCAGGTCCGATAATGGGACATATTATTTTAGCCGATGAAATTAACCGGACCTCGCCGAAAACTCAGTCTGCATTGCTTGAAGCCATGGAAGAGGCAAGTGTGACGATTGATGGTGTCACAAGAGGATTGGAGAAGCCGTTCTTCGTAATGGCGACGCAAAATCCGATCGAGTACGAGGGAACATATCCGCTTCCGGAGGCTCAATTGGATAGATTCCTATTAAAAATGAAAATGGGCTATCCCGGTGTGGAAGAAGAGATAGAGGTTCTTCATAGAGCTCAATACACGGCACCGCTTGAGGAGCTGGAATCCGTCATCACCTTGAATGAATTGATAGAATTACAGGCTGAGGTAAAAGCGGTGATAGTGGATGACACAATAAAACGATACATTGTTGAATTGGCGAATCAAACACGTTCGCATGAAGGGGTCTATTTAGGGGTGAGCCCGCGTGGATCGATAGCATTGATGAAGGCAGCCCAGGCTTACGCGCTGATCCAGGGCAGGGACTATGTCCTGCCGGACGATGTTCAATATTTAGTTCCATTCGTATTTTCCCACCGGCTTATTTTGAAACCTGAAGCGAATTATGATGGCTTCGATGCTGGAATGGTGATACATGAAATTGTCGCGACAACACAAGTGCCAGTGAAGCGGGCTGTGACCTAA
- a CDS encoding DUF58 domain-containing protein — MSVIGLVLLMTVSFCYAMFQGGFVSWFIFYSFLPFSVYALILLFYPLHDFTVERKVNKRECQAGESVEIALTFTRKNRLPLLFMVVEEELPQKMEDRGLQRKIIIFPGFKRTFSMSYTLGNLQRGEHSFQSIRFWIGDFFGLVEKEAIYSSPLKITVFPRYHELAYSDLDRVFNQGAVVSAKKTQREHSVVSGVREYQPGDQLSWINWKATARTSEIMTKEFEVQKNRDIFIMLDEKPSDLFEESIEMAASIAHALLKKGMEIGYVSRRSRLIIPAAAGNNQKRKIFNRLVKEEPRVANDLNENARKGILPANAAVIFIVSDLTLEKVDILSAFRPKQGLMLCMKKQADLTDEERLSSSAAVSRGIKVSFFEHGQLKSDRSEVMAK, encoded by the coding sequence ATGAGTGTGATCGGACTTGTATTACTCATGACCGTTTCCTTTTGCTATGCCATGTTTCAAGGCGGTTTTGTCAGTTGGTTCATTTTTTATTCATTTTTGCCGTTTTCTGTGTACGCTTTGATTCTGCTGTTTTATCCGCTGCATGATTTTACCGTTGAGAGAAAGGTCAATAAAAGGGAATGCCAGGCCGGCGAATCTGTTGAGATAGCATTGACGTTTACCCGTAAAAATCGGCTGCCCCTATTATTCATGGTGGTAGAGGAGGAATTGCCTCAGAAGATGGAAGATAGGGGACTCCAAAGGAAAATAATTATCTTTCCGGGATTCAAGCGTACCTTCAGCATGTCATATACCTTGGGAAATTTGCAGCGCGGAGAGCATTCGTTTCAATCGATCCGCTTTTGGATTGGGGATTTTTTCGGGCTAGTCGAAAAGGAAGCGATATATAGTTCACCTTTGAAAATAACTGTTTTTCCTCGTTATCATGAGCTTGCCTACAGTGATCTTGATCGAGTGTTCAATCAGGGGGCAGTGGTTTCAGCAAAGAAAACACAACGGGAACATTCAGTTGTCTCCGGGGTAAGGGAATATCAGCCAGGCGATCAGCTGTCATGGATTAACTGGAAGGCGACGGCTAGAACGAGTGAAATCATGACGAAGGAATTCGAAGTGCAGAAAAACCGGGATATATTCATCATGCTTGATGAAAAGCCGTCGGATTTATTCGAAGAATCCATTGAAATGGCTGCTTCCATTGCACACGCCCTGTTAAAGAAAGGCATGGAAATTGGGTATGTGAGCAGGAGATCGAGGTTAATCATACCGGCAGCAGCGGGCAATAACCAGAAACGAAAGATTTTTAACCGACTTGTTAAAGAAGAGCCGAGAGTGGCAAACGATTTGAACGAAAATGCCAGGAAGGGAATTCTTCCGGCAAATGCTGCTGTGATATTCATCGTTTCAGACTTAACCTTAGAAAAGGTGGACATATTGAGTGCTTTCCGGCCTAAACAGGGATTAATGTTATGTATGAAGAAACAGGCGGATCTTACTGATGAGGAAAGGCTGTCAAGCTCTGCAGCTGTTTCGAGGGGGATAAAGGTCAGCTTTTTTGAACATGGCCAACTTAAGTCTGACAGATCAGAGGTGATGGCGAAATGA